From one Synechocystis sp. PCC 6803 substr. PCC-P genomic stretch:
- a CDS encoding NAD(P)H-quinone oxidoreductase subunit F encodes MLESLSRIIWLVPCYALLGALLAVPWSPGLTRQTGPRPAGYISTLMTFVAFLHSLLVLIHIWQQPAIDLSFPWLHAADLEINFDLKISTVNIAALVLITGLNLGAQIYAIGYLERDWGWARFFSLMALFEAGLCTLVLCNSLFFSYVVLEILTLGTYLLIGYWFNQSLVVTGARDAFLTKRVGDLILLMGVVALLPLAGSWNYDDLAQWAASADLNPTAATLLCLALIAGPLAKCAQFPLHLWLDEAMEGPIPATILRNTLVVATGAWVLVKVQPILALSPVALTVMIAIGSVTAIGASLIAIAQIDIKRFLSYVVSAYMGLVFIAVGTGQGETALQLIFTYTFAMAILVMCVGGIILNNVTQDLTQYGGLWSRRPISGLSYLVGVASLIALPPFGTFWAWLKLAENLSATSPLLVGVLLVVNLLTAFNVTRGFCLIFGGEAKPMTVRSPEGLWALVLPMVVTVGFALHLSLILKQGNLLPDFADINWGLSSVLIASSLLGVGSSAFIYLNPKITKPIDLPLPVVQNFFAYDLYTDKFYKLTIVAVIDSISRLINWFDKTFVDGVINLIGIVTIFSGQSLKYNVSGQTQFYVLSIVLGLTLIGAFLSYSLLGQAF; translated from the coding sequence ATGTTAGAAAGTTTAAGTCGAATTATCTGGCTAGTACCTTGCTACGCTCTTTTGGGTGCCCTGTTAGCGGTCCCCTGGTCACCGGGCTTAACTCGACAAACGGGGCCAAGGCCGGCAGGCTATATAAGCACATTAATGACTTTTGTTGCATTTTTGCATAGTCTGTTGGTGCTTATACATATTTGGCAGCAACCCGCCATCGATCTTTCCTTCCCCTGGCTACATGCCGCTGACTTAGAAATTAACTTTGATTTAAAAATATCCACTGTTAACATCGCCGCCCTGGTTTTGATTACTGGGTTAAATTTGGGGGCACAGATTTATGCCATCGGATATCTAGAAAGGGATTGGGGCTGGGCCAGATTTTTTTCCCTAATGGCTCTGTTTGAGGCGGGATTATGCACTTTAGTGTTGTGTAACTCCCTGTTTTTCAGCTACGTTGTCCTGGAAATTTTAACCCTAGGTACTTATCTTCTCATTGGCTATTGGTTCAATCAATCCCTAGTGGTGACCGGGGCTAGGGATGCGTTTTTAACTAAACGGGTTGGAGATTTAATTTTGTTAATGGGGGTAGTTGCCCTCCTGCCTTTGGCTGGAAGTTGGAATTATGATGATTTGGCCCAATGGGCTGCTAGTGCAGACTTAAATCCCACCGCTGCCACCCTGCTTTGTTTGGCCTTAATTGCTGGACCTTTGGCTAAATGCGCTCAATTTCCTCTCCATCTCTGGTTGGATGAAGCCATGGAAGGTCCAATTCCCGCCACTATTCTAAGGAATACATTGGTGGTTGCAACGGGAGCGTGGGTTTTGGTAAAGGTACAACCGATTCTGGCCCTTTCTCCTGTGGCTTTGACTGTCATGATTGCTATCGGTTCCGTAACGGCGATCGGTGCTTCTTTAATTGCGATCGCCCAAATAGATATTAAGCGCTTCCTTTCCTATGTAGTTAGTGCTTACATGGGCCTAGTGTTTATTGCCGTGGGTACTGGTCAAGGGGAAACAGCTCTACAACTGATTTTTACTTACACCTTTGCCATGGCAATTCTGGTGATGTGTGTGGGGGGCATTATTCTCAACAATGTGACCCAGGATTTGACCCAATACGGTGGTCTTTGGAGCCGTCGTCCAATTTCTGGTTTGAGTTATCTGGTAGGGGTTGCATCCCTTATTGCCCTACCTCCCTTTGGGACTTTTTGGGCTTGGCTAAAACTGGCAGAAAATCTATCAGCTACATCCCCTTTGCTAGTCGGGGTATTACTAGTGGTGAACCTGCTCACTGCTTTCAATGTAACCCGTGGATTTTGTTTGATTTTTGGTGGTGAAGCTAAGCCGATGACCGTCCGATCGCCAGAGGGATTGTGGGCATTGGTGTTGCCCATGGTTGTGACAGTAGGTTTTGCTCTACATCTGTCCCTAATCCTAAAGCAAGGAAATTTATTACCTGATTTTGCCGACATTAATTGGGGCTTAAGCTCAGTCCTCATTGCGTCTAGCTTACTGGGTGTGGGAAGCTCAGCCTTTATTTACCTCAATCCTAAAATCACTAAACCAATTGACTTACCTTTGCCTGTAGTACAAAACTTTTTTGCCTATGACTTGTATACAGATAAGTTCTACAAACTCACTATTGTCGCCGTCATTGATTCAATTTCTCGCTTAATTAACTGGTTTGATAAAACCTTTGTGGACGGAGTGATTAATTTAATTGGGATTGTAACAATTTTTAGTGGTCAGAGTTTGAAATATAACGTTTCTGGTCAGACGCAATTTTACGTTCTTTCCATTGTCCTAGGCCTGACTTTAATTGGCGCCTTTCTTAGCTATTCTTTGCTTGGCCAAGCATTTTAA
- a CDS encoding NADH-quinone oxidoreductase subunit M, producing MLSLLLILPVIGALIIGFFPGNIPAKQLRQITEVFAVLTLVWSLLVLFKFDVTDPQFQFQEYLPWIPQLGLNYSLAIDGLSLPLVILNNLLTGVAIYSIGPNVNRSRLYYGLILLINAGISGALLAQNLLLFIVFYELELIPFYLMIAIWGGEKRGYASMKFLLYTAFSGLLVLAAFLGMSLLSGSHSFDYNPEITQTFTESAQTILLILILLGFGIKIPLVPLHTWLPDAYTEASPATAILLGGILAKLGTYGIIRFGLQLFPQTWAQFAPVLAIIGTVTVLYGALSAIAQKDIKRMVAYSSIGHMGYILVAAAAGTELSVLGAVAQMVSHGLILALLFHLVGIVERKAGTRDLDVLNGLMNPIRGLPLTSALLITGGMASAGIPGLVGFAAEFIVFQGSFPTFPIPTLLCILASGLTAVYFVILLNRTCFGKLDNQRAYYPKVLASEMIPALVLTAIIFFLGVQPNYLVHWTQTTTNEMIAQLPHETSAIEQLAQGVTLP from the coding sequence ATGCTTAGCCTGCTCTTAATCCTGCCAGTTATCGGAGCTTTGATTATTGGCTTTTTTCCGGGCAACATACCAGCCAAACAACTTAGACAAATCACCGAAGTATTCGCTGTTTTGACCCTGGTGTGGTCATTGCTAGTGTTGTTTAAATTTGATGTTACAGACCCCCAGTTTCAATTCCAGGAGTATTTGCCTTGGATTCCCCAGCTTGGTTTGAACTATAGCCTTGCCATTGATGGATTATCTCTGCCCCTCGTAATTCTTAATAACCTGTTGACAGGGGTGGCGATTTATAGCATTGGGCCTAACGTGAACAGATCAAGACTTTACTATGGGTTGATCTTGCTAATTAATGCCGGTATTTCCGGTGCCCTATTAGCCCAAAATCTACTTCTATTCATCGTCTTCTACGAACTAGAATTAATTCCCTTCTACTTAATGATTGCCATTTGGGGTGGGGAAAAACGGGGTTATGCCTCCATGAAGTTTCTGCTCTACACTGCCTTTTCTGGTTTGTTGGTGTTAGCAGCCTTTCTCGGCATGAGTTTACTAAGTGGTAGCCATTCCTTTGATTACAATCCAGAAATTACCCAGACCTTTACCGAGTCAGCCCAAACCATTCTGTTGATTCTGATTTTGTTGGGTTTTGGCATCAAGATTCCCCTGGTTCCCCTACACACTTGGTTACCCGATGCCTACACGGAAGCTTCCCCAGCCACGGCCATTCTATTGGGAGGCATTTTGGCCAAACTAGGAACCTACGGTATTATCCGCTTTGGTCTGCAACTATTTCCCCAAACCTGGGCCCAGTTTGCCCCGGTGTTAGCTATTATTGGTACAGTTACTGTACTATACGGAGCCCTCTCGGCGATCGCCCAAAAAGATATCAAACGGATGGTGGCCTATAGCTCCATTGGCCACATGGGATACATCCTAGTGGCCGCCGCCGCCGGTACCGAGCTGAGTGTTTTAGGGGCAGTGGCCCAAATGGTTAGCCACGGTCTAATTCTGGCTCTGCTGTTCCATCTGGTGGGCATCGTCGAACGGAAAGCTGGCACCCGCGACCTGGATGTATTGAATGGTTTGATGAATCCCATTCGGGGTTTGCCCCTAACCAGTGCCCTATTAATTACCGGGGGCATGGCCAGCGCTGGCATTCCTGGTTTGGTGGGTTTTGCAGCGGAGTTCATCGTTTTCCAAGGTAGTTTTCCCACTTTTCCCATTCCGACTCTACTTTGCATTCTGGCTTCCGGTCTAACAGCAGTTTATTTTGTCATTCTTTTAAACCGCACCTGCTTTGGCAAACTCGATAATCAAAGAGCCTACTATCCGAAAGTATTAGCCTCGGAAATGATCCCAGCCCTGGTACTGACCGCCATTATTTTCTTCCTCGGTGTTCAGCCCAACTACTTAGTACATTGGACACAAACCACCACCAATGAAATGATTGCCCAGTTACCCCATGAAACCTCCGCCATTGAGCAATTAGCCCAAGGGGTGACCTTGCCATAA
- a CDS encoding fasciclin domain-containing protein: MPNIVEIAVSDERFSTLVTAVTAANLVDVLQSPGPFTVFAPTDTAFAKLPPGTITTLVQNIPQLARILTYHVVAGKFTQADLCRLSTVDSVEGSPIAIDCTEGFEVKNATVIIPDIEADNGIIHVIDNVILMG, translated from the coding sequence ATGCCTAACATTGTTGAAATTGCGGTGTCTGACGAGCGATTCTCCACCTTGGTGACCGCTGTCACTGCGGCCAATTTGGTTGACGTGTTGCAAAGCCCTGGGCCCTTTACGGTTTTCGCTCCCACGGATACGGCCTTTGCCAAACTCCCCCCCGGTACCATTACCACCCTGGTACAAAATATTCCCCAATTGGCTCGGATTTTAACCTACCACGTGGTTGCCGGGAAGTTTACCCAAGCTGATTTATGTCGCCTATCAACTGTTGATTCAGTAGAGGGCTCCCCGATCGCCATCGACTGTACGGAGGGGTTTGAAGTGAAAAATGCCACGGTAATCATCCCCGATATCGAAGCGGACAACGGCATT
- a CDS encoding CO2 hydration protein: MTTLTPKATLPPSTHPFADVIHRLEAGGSMLPDTPENLMQIIGIYKAYAVPMDFYWRDLLYIAERVFLNPLRFFKYFLPQEYLDLANHYAGETADLRIWRGEASAHPELLEFMEKGNTTKMPKLFHHLWHDRINMEFAEACMQAMLWHGRDMGMGKFDTYLDSDEYKANADKAIRAYFKGNPPMLALYKLFPDLFLEQVRELSYYSNLGLFWEVMAPVFFEMSDIYDEGGFKGVPDAMNFLVNGIFAIAGRPIYHHVYIDGECLEIIPKSKGFTWLYEAALPYVEAVFYRTAPFRGTKSYNAQAKQVPEEQKDFHYGILYADVFPVGTAGIPPTLLMDDMLHFLPPYLIEYYQKHCRGEDDMLVQLGITFQRSMYNVTSAVIQALRTALLYPLDDPNPRHLAKNRQFFEAQIDRFLRPEARLKDIQSDSYR; this comes from the coding sequence ATGACTACCCTGACCCCAAAAGCTACCTTACCCCCCTCCACCCATCCTTTTGCCGACGTTATCCATCGCCTCGAAGCCGGTGGCTCCATGTTGCCGGACACTCCGGAAAACTTGATGCAGATCATAGGTATTTACAAAGCCTATGCTGTGCCCATGGATTTTTACTGGCGGGATCTGCTCTACATTGCGGAACGGGTATTTCTCAATCCCTTGCGTTTCTTTAAATATTTTCTGCCCCAGGAATATTTAGATCTTGCCAACCACTATGCTGGCGAAACTGCTGATCTGAGAATCTGGCGGGGAGAGGCTTCTGCCCACCCTGAGTTGCTGGAGTTTATGGAAAAAGGCAACACCACCAAAATGCCTAAACTGTTCCATCACCTCTGGCATGACCGCATCAACATGGAGTTTGCAGAGGCATGCATGCAAGCAATGCTATGGCATGGCCGGGACATGGGCATGGGTAAATTTGATACCTACCTAGATAGTGACGAATATAAAGCCAACGCAGATAAAGCGATTCGAGCTTACTTTAAGGGCAATCCCCCGATGTTGGCGTTATATAAACTTTTCCCTGATTTATTTTTAGAACAGGTCAGAGAACTATCCTACTACTCAAATTTGGGGCTTTTTTGGGAAGTAATGGCCCCCGTATTTTTTGAAATGTCCGACATTTACGATGAGGGCGGTTTTAAAGGAGTTCCTGATGCCATGAACTTCTTAGTTAACGGTATTTTTGCCATTGCTGGCCGCCCCATTTATCACCATGTTTATATTGATGGCGAATGTTTAGAAATTATTCCCAAATCTAAGGGTTTTACCTGGCTTTATGAAGCGGCACTACCCTATGTGGAAGCTGTTTTTTACCGCACTGCACCATTCCGGGGGACCAAATCCTATAATGCCCAGGCCAAACAGGTGCCGGAAGAACAAAAGGATTTTCACTATGGTATTTTGTATGCCGATGTATTCCCCGTTGGTACTGCGGGCATTCCCCCCACGCTGTTGATGGATGATATGTTGCACTTTTTGCCACCATATTTAATCGAGTATTATCAAAAACATTGCCGGGGTGAGGACGATATGTTGGTGCAGTTGGGGATCACTTTCCAGCGCTCAATGTACAATGTTACCTCAGCAGTCATCCAGGCTTTGCGGACGGCATTGTTATATCCCCTAGATGATCCGAACCCCCGGCATTTGGCTAAGAATCGGCAATTTTTTGAAGCTCAAATAGACCGATTTCTTCGTCCTGAAGCCCGCTTGAAAGATATTCAAAGCGATAGTTATCGTTAA